From a region of the Nyctibius grandis isolate bNycGra1 chromosome 12, bNycGra1.pri, whole genome shotgun sequence genome:
- the TMEM170A gene encoding transmembrane protein 170A — MEGGEAGGGLLQQILSLRLVPRVGNGTTYSSPLSTFPEMWYGVFLWALVSSLSFHVPAALLALFTLRHHKYGRFMSVSLLLMGIVGPITAGILTSAAIAGVYRAAGKKMIPFEALILGVGQTFCVVVVSFLRILATL; from the exons ATGGAGGGCGgcgaggcgggcggcgggcTCCTGCAGCAGATCCTCAGCCTCCGCCTGGTGCCCCGCGTGGGCAACGGCACCACCTACTCCAGCCCGCTCTCCACCTTCCCAG AGATGTGGTATGGCGTCTTCCTCTGGGCCCTcgtctcctccctctccttccacgTCCCGGCCGCTTTGCTAGCGCTCTTCACGCTCCGGCATCACAAGTACGGCAGGTTCATGTCCGTGAGCCTCCTGCTGATGGGCATCGTGGGACCCATCACCGCCGGCATCCTAACGA GTGCTGCCATTGCTGGAGTTTACAGAGCTGCGGGGAAAAAAATGATTCCCTTTGAAGCCCTCATTTTAGGAGTGGGCCAGACGTTCTGCGTGGTGGTGGTTTCGTTTCTACGGATTTTAGCCACTCTCTAG